The sequence TAGTACATTGCTGAGGTTGTGGGTTGGCGTTACCGTCACCGGACTGCTAGTCATGATTGTTCGCAAAGCAGTTTCGTTGTCTAAGTTGAGTTCACGCATTTTCAGTAAATCTGACTGCGTGACAATTCCCACTAATTTGTTGTCTTCTACTACGGGGAAGCCGCGATGATGGGAATGGGCGAATGCTTGTTTGACTTCATCTAACGTCATATCTGCATCTAGAGTTTCTACTCGTTGCTGCATGACGTCTTTGGCAGTTAATTTTGCTAATATGCCATCTACAGATACTTCTTGAGCGAGTGTGATGCCGTTTAAGAGTAAAAGCTTTTCATACAGTGAGCCAGGGACTACTTTTTCTGCAACTAAATAGGACGTCACAGATACAATCATTAAAGGTAGAACTAGATTGAAATCTGTAGTCATCTCGAATACAATCACGATCGCTGTGATTGGCACTTTAGAAACCGCACTGAAAAAGCCTCCCATTCCGGCCAAAGCATAGGTAGTCGGGGAACTATCGCCTAAAATGTTACCTTCAGCTATACCTACCAAGCAGCCTAGACTAGAACCCAAAATCAAACTAGGAGCAAATAATCCACCCGGGGCGCCGGAACCAAATGCTACTAAGGTGAGAATGAACTGAGCTACAAAAGCGATCGCTACGAGAAAAGCGTTAGCCTCACCAGTAATTACATACTCCCTTAACCCTGTATTATCACGGAAGTAGTCAGGGAGGATAGCTACGACAATACCAGAAATTAAGCCAGCTAAAGCTACCCTTAATGGTAAACTAACGTGTAATCTGCGATAAGTTTTTATACTAAAAACTAATCCCAAATTGAACAATGCACCCAATAAACCCGCTAAAATACCTAAAATCAGAAAAAAAGGAATTTCGGGAATGGAGAATTGACTAGAAGACTGTACTAATTGCAGATTCAAATCTAGGCTGCTACCGCCGAGTAACCGAGAGATGACTCCACCAATAAATGAAGCGATGATAGCTGTGCCTAAAGTCAACCCTGATAGATCATGGAGTAATTCCTCCACAATAAACAACACACCTGCGATGGGGGCGTTAAATGCAGCTGCTAAACCCGCACCTGCACCTGCAGCGATCATTTGTCGGCGATGATCTGGTGAAGTGGGAACCCAACGACTCAAACCAGCGGCTAAACCTGCACCAACATGGACCGTAGGGCCTTGACGCCCTAGAGTGATTCCGGAGCCTAGAGCAATCATGGCACTCAGCAATTTTACGGTAGCCACGCGCCAGGATAGATTAATGGGCACATTGGCAAGAGATGCTTTTACTTGAGGGATACCACTACCAGCAGCCTCTGGTGCAAATCTTTGTACTAACCAACCTGCGAGAAAACCGAAACTCATACCAACTAGAGGGAGAGCAATCCAGGCTGGTAAAAAGTGGGTACTATGGACTCTCCAGGTGCCTAACCATCCTGAACCTGCCTTGAGAAACACTGCTGAGAGTGCAGCTACAAGACCGATAATGGAAGCTTCTGCGATCGCTAAACCTCTTCTTGGCTGCCACAAACTGCGAAAGCGCTGAGTTAGAACAGGAAGCGACATAATAAAAGTATGGAGTATAAATTATCAAGTTACCCCAGCTATAAAAAAGAGGGTTTTGTATCTATTTTTGCATCGTAGCTAGCAGTCAGCTACGTTGTTTTTATTTGTGGGAAATTTGTTGACTCAACAGTCAAGCTAATTTGTGATACTCATAACTTACGAATTTTTGCTAGTAATTGATAGTCCTTCAACTATCAAAGAAGGAGTATAACAAGAGCCATTCCATTGGGCGTCACCACCTAGACTAACTAATTGTTTGAGGGCTGAGTAAATATTGCCAGCTACCATCGTATCTTTAATACGTCCGATCACGTTGCCATTTTGCACACGATAGCCTAAGTCAATATTGATGGAGAAATCGCCGGAAATGCCGTTACCACCTCCCAACATTTGATCCACAATCAAGCCATCATCCATCTGTTCAATCAAATTTTCTAGAGATGGGGAACTGGGCTGGATCAAAAAATTGTATAAACCAGGAGTGGGATAGCTACTTAAATTGGGGCGAAAACCATTACCAGTGCTGCTCATACCTAGTTGGCGTCCGGTAGTGCGATCGCTATAAAATTGTTCTAAAATCCCGTTGCGGACAAACACTAAAGCTTGAGTGGGTGAACCTTCATCATCAAAAGGACAACTGTAAGGCCCTGCTTCTGGGTCTTGGTAAAGAGTGAGGCTAGGAGCGACTACTAGTGTACCTAAACGATTCGCCCAAGGGGAAGCTTTTTCTAAGACTCGTTTACCATTTAAAGCTGCTTGGATAGCGCCCCAAAGCATATCAGCAGCTTTAGATGTAAATAATACAGGGACGCGACCACTAGGAGCTTTGACATTTTCTCTAGCCCACATTAGCCGTTGTAAAATTTGTTGAGCTAGTTTTTCCGGTTGTAGTTCATTTCTCTGGGTTTGACCATCAGAGACACTCAAAAAATCATCGCCCCGCACCCATTCAGCGGACATGTAACAGCTGAGAGTGGTATCGGTATAGTAGCAATCTAAACCCTGAGTGTTGATCAGCCTAGTGCTTTCCACATCGCATTCCCAATCACTGTTACACAACACATCAGGATAAACATCTTTAATTAAAGCGATCGCTTCTTTACCCCAATTGATCAACACCTCAATAGGCACGCTGTTTCCCAAATTGGGGTAGGATGGCTGAAAATTACCGACTAAATCTGCCGATTCGGGTTGATTAAGTTGACTCAACGCCAGCGATCGCTCCACCATTGCTTGAGGTGAGACAGCACCATAAGCCACCGTTAGCCCAGGGCGTCCATTGCGCCATAGCCGCAACACTGTACCTTCAGATTGGCTGGTTTCCACTTGCTTAAGTCGATTAGCCTCAAAAAATATCGGTCGAGAAAGCGATCGCGACTGATACACTTCAGCTGCTTCTGCTCCTGATTTAATAGCTAATTCCAGCAGTTGTTCTGCTAGTGTATCTTGTGACAAATTTTCAGAAACCATGACCCTCGGTGAATTATGGACGTTGGATCTTGAACCACAGACGGACGCTGTTAATTATCCCAAATCATGGACGTTTATCTGCATGTATTCCAACTCAAGGGTCAAGAGTTAGTTATGATTCATCTTCAAAGTCCTTTATGGTAAATTAACTTCTTGTAGAAGCCAAAACCCGGCGAAGGATTGTGCTTGAGGATTGGATTGCACACCAATAAAATGCACTCCATTTGCTTTTTGCTTGGATGCTTCAAAGCCTTCTGCTTCTGACTGAGTTTGTAAATTTTTAATATTTGCCAAAATCCAGCTTTCTGTCGCACCAGTTTCTAGGAGCAATCGAGGAGTGACACTGGTGTCATATTTTAAAAAAGCTAACTCTAAACCGGACATCCAACCTGCTAGAGGTAAGGCTCTGGGAGAAAAGATCAAAATTCCGGGAATGCGGGTTTCTGGTGATATTTGAGCTAAATTTAGGGGAAAAGCTTCACCAAAGCCAATATCCCATTCTGGCATCTCTGTAAAATCACTAGCTATCAAGGTGACAAATGTCCATTGCTGTCCCTCTAAAGCATCTGGTAAACGTTGAGGTAGAGGTTTTTCTAACCGCACTGAAGTGTTAGTTCCAGCTTGATATCCTGGTTCTTGGGGATACACCTCTGTCATGCGTTGTTGAATCCATTGGTTGAGAACTAAAGTACGGCGGCTAGGTTGAGCGGGGATACCCACATCTTGACAAGCTTTAGTAATCATGTTGTTCATTTGGCGGCGAAAAAAGCGAATTTTGATGGGTGGCTCTTCGGCCGCAGCGATCGCTTCTTGTAATGCTGTCCGCAACCAGCCTGAATTTACCTGGGTACTAGAGCAATATTGAGCATAGCGGAATAAAGAATGTGTTTGTGTGGTGATGTCTAAAGGACTTTCACAGATCAAAACTTCCCAAACTTTTTTCTGTTTTTCGTCCAGAATCGGACGAGAGTAAAAATCGAGTTCCCAAATACTGCCCATGTTTTAAGGTGAAAATCTGCCGACTTGATGTTTTTCTAACAATTTCACTCTACCAAGGTTCGTCCTGGGTCAACGCGCAATCAAGTAGATCTTGTTGAGATTAGGGGTTGGGATGTAATTAAGAAGGCAGTTTCATGATAAATTTACCGAAATTGTGAGAGTCTAGGTGGTATTAACTACTAGAGTGCTAAATTATAAATAACTTGTATTAATAAATTTTGGGGAAAATACCTCTGTAAAACCTGGTCGTAGTGATCGGGTTTTTTAGTGGATTTGGTGGGCGATCGCTCTAAAATTACCTCATGTCCAACCATTGGCAAAATTGACGCCAGCCCGCAGTCATGCTGAATAAATACATATCATCGAGCACAACGGCTGATAGATACTTAATTTATGATCTACTGCCTCAATCCCAGTTGTAATCAACCCCTCAACGCTGATGGCGCTCATTTCTGCCAAAGTTGCGGGACAAAATTAATACCACTGCTACGCGATCGCTATCAAATTATCCAATCACTGGGGGGTGGAGGATTTGGGAGAACTTTTTTAGCCACTGATGAAGACAAGCTCAAAGCGCGTTGCGTTGTCAAGCAGTTAGCGCCGCAAGTCCAAGGAACCAAGGCTTTATACAAAGCCACAGAATTGTTTCAGGAAGAAGCACAGCGCTTGGAACAACTGGGAGAACATCCCCAAATTCCTACTTTGTATGCTTATTTTGAACAAGACCACTATTTATATCTGGTGCAACAGTTCATCCAAGGGCAAAGTTTAAAGCAAGAATTACAACAGCAGGGAATCTTTAGCGAAGAAAAGATTTGGCAACTTTTGCGAGAATTATTACCTGTGCTCAAATTTGTCCATGAAAATCAGGTCATTCACCGCGACATTAAGCCAGATAACATCATGCGTCGCTCTTTACCACCAGTCAATTCTTTTTATCCCCAAGGAGAGAGAGAAAATTTAGTCCTGATTGACTTTGGTGTTGCCAAGCATATCACAGTGGCGGCGGTGGAGCATACAGGTACGAGCATCGGTTCCCACGGTTACGCGCCGATGGAACAAATGAAGTATGGTTTTGCCTATCCAGCTAGCGATTTATTTAGTTTAGGTGTGACGTGCTTTTCTTTGCTGACGGGAATCCATCCCTCTCATCTGTACATGGAACAGGGTTATAGTTGGGTGACAAATTGGCAGGCAAATTTGCACGCGCCCATATCTGTAAAATTGCAGCATGTATTAAACAAGCTTTTACAAAAAGAACTGGAGTACCGCTATCAGTCGGCTGATGAAGTTCTCCAAGATTTAGACAAACAGCCACAAAATACAACATTATTCTCAAAATCGGGGCGATCGCCAGTCGCACACGCAACTGTAATTCAGTCCTCAATCCAAATACCCAAAAAATTGATATTGGGCGGTGCTGTCTTGCTTTTGGGGTTGGGAGGCTATATGTATTGGCAAGGATTACCCCTGAATGGTCATACCAGTGAAGTTAATTCTTTATCCTTTCGTCCCTTATCCTCATCTAATAGTACTCCCAACCAAATCTCTGCATCGGCTAATACCTTAGCTAGCGGTAGTGACGATCAAACCGTGAAAATTTGGAATTTGCAGCAGAAACGAGCAATCCGCACCCTCAAAGGACATTCTGGCAAAGTTTATGCAGTCGCTATCAGCCCAGACGGCAAAAATGTTGTTAGCGGTAGCATTGACAAAACCATTAAAATCTGGAATCTCAATACAGGAAAAGAAATCCGCACCTTAAAGGGACATCAAAGCTTAATTAGTTCTCTCGCTATCAGCCCAGATGGCAAAACAATTGTTAGTGTCAGTTATGACAAAACCATCAAAATCTGGAATCTCAACACAGGAAAAGAAATCCGCACCTTAACAGGTCATTCAGCGGAAATTTTAGCTGTAGCCATTAGTCCCAATGGTGAAAAAATAGTCAGTGGTAGTGCCGATAGAACAATTAAAATTTGGGACTTCAAAACTGGTAAGGAAATACGCACAATTCCCGCCCATAAACTTGATGTCAACGCCCTAGCCATCAGTCCCAACGGACAGTTATTGCTCAGTAGCAGTGACGACAGAATCATTAAACTCTGGAATCTGAATACAGGTAAAGCGATTCGCGCCTTTGAAGGACATTTAGCCGATGTCAATGCGATCGCCTTTCATCCCCTCGGTGAGTCTTTTGCGACAGCTAGCGACGATAAAACAGTCAAACTGTGGAACTTGAATACAGGACAGATCATACATATCTTTACGGGGCACACAGCAGAAGTTTATGCGATCGCCTTCAGTCCTGATGGCAAAATTTTAGTCAGCGGTAGCAAAGACAAGGCGATCAGAATTTGGCCTTTAGCGAATTGATCACCGTATTTGTATCTGTCTGTTTGCTCAAGAACCTCTTTGCAACTGAGTAGCGATAGAATATACCTTACTTTCGTAGCTCCACAAAACGAACTATGACAATGCATTCTTCTTTGCAACGTGCATTTACCAACCGCTATGCTCTGAAAGTGATTAGCGGTTTGCATAACTTTGATAGCGATCGCACTGCTGCGGTGGTGAAAGCTGCTGATTTGGGTGGTGCGACTTTTGTTGATATCGCCGCTGATCCTGCTTTAGTAAAATTGGCGAAAAAGATTACAAATTTACCAATCTGTGTATCAGCAGTTGAACCAGAAAAATTTGTGCAGGTGGTAGCAGCTGGCGCTGATTTAATTGAAATTGGTAATTTTGATAGTTTTTATGCTCAAGGACGCCGTTTTGATGCGCCAGAAGTTCTAGAACTAACTCGCCAAACCCGCGCTCTGCTCCCAGAAATTACTTTATCTGTTACCGTCCCTCACATTCTGCCCCTAGATCAACAAGTACAGCTAGCAGAAGAATTAGTCACAGCAGGAGCCGATATTATTCAAACCGAAGGCGGTACTAGCAGTCAACCAACTCACTCTGGCTCCTTGGGACTAATTGAAAAAGCTGCTCCCACCTTAGCAGCAGCTTTTGAGATTTCCCACGCCGTTTCCGTACCCGTTTTGTGTGCTTCCGGTATTTCCAGCGTTACCGCACCTCTAGCGATCGCAGCTGGTGCTGCGGGTGTTGGTGTCGGCGCCGCTATCAACCAACTCAACAGCGAAGTCGCTATGATCGCCGCTGTTCGTGGTTTAGTAGAAGCACTGTCTAAAACTAGAGTAGAGGCTAGGGGTTAGAAAGGTGGGGGGATGGGGGGGTGGGGAGTGTGGGGAGTGTGGGGTGATGAGAGAAAAAAAGAATTTATGCTTACGCTTTTGATCTTCTCCTTCCTCCCACACCTCCCACACCTCCCACACCTCCCACACCTCCCACACCTCCCACACCTCCCACACCTCCCACACCTCCCACACCTCCCACACCTCCCACACCTCCCACACCTCCCACACTTCCTATACCCTAGACCCTTCACCCTAAACTATCTTTTAAAGCATAAATCACCTGGTCTTGCTGTTGGCGCGTCAATTCGGGAAACATGGGTAAAGATAAAACCTCGTGACAAGCTTGCTCTGCTATTGGCAATTGCCCCGGCTGATAACCCAAATCTTGATAAACTGGCTGTAGATGCAAAGGATAGGGATAATAAACCATCGAATTTACTCCCCGTTGTTGCAATTGACTACGAACCGATTCTCGAAAGGTAGCGCTGGAACCGTTCCGCCCCTCACTAGAGATGCGAATTGTATACTGATTCCAAACACTCACACCTCCAGCTAATTCCTGGGGCGCAGTAATACCAGCAACTTGACTGAGAAACTGGTGATAATAACTAGCGATCGCCTGTCGTTGTTGATTCCAATCATCGAGATAACGTAGCTTAATACTGAGAATCACTGCTTGGATGGCATCTAACCGACTATTAACACCAATGTCTTCATATTCATAGCGATTTCTCTGGCCATGCTCCTTCAATATCCGTACCTGAGCAGCGATCGCCGGATCATTCGTTGTGATAGCACCACCATCACCGCAAGCACCGAGATTTTTTGTGGGGTAAAAACTAAAACACCCAATATGACCAATGCTACCTACCTTTTTTCCGTCCCAGCTAGCGCCTGTAGATTGAGCGCAATCCTCAATCACTGCTAAATTATGAGATTGAGCGATCGCCATCAGCGCCGTCATATCAACAGGTTGACCAAACAGGTGGACTGGGATAATGGCTTTGGTTTTGGGTGTAATTGCTGCTGCTACTTGCGATAAATCCAGATTAAACGTAGTCGCATCTATATCCACAAATACCGGCTTTGCACCTACAGCACTAATCACCTCAGCTGTAGCTACAAAGGTAAAAGGTGTAGTAATTACTTCATCACCCGCACCAATTTCTAAAGCACGCAGCGCTAAAAACAAAGCATCAGTACCAGAATTACACGCTACACATTCTGTCACACCGTGATAGTCAGCAAACTGTTTTTCAAAACCCGCTACCAGGGGACCGCCAATATAACGACCAGAAGCTAAAACCTCCAAGACAGCAGCACTCACATCTGCTTCAATAGTGGTGTATTGCTGCTTGATATCAAAGGCAGGAATGGGATTTACGCTTTGGATCATGAGTTTTTATTTTATCTGAAGATACAAACATGCACTTCGACGGTCAATATTTGCTTGTTGAATTGTTAATCAAAAAGCTGTTTGAAGACAGTCGTCCAAAATAATGATCAGCTAAGGAGAGAGAAAATCAATGCCAGAACTGATCAAACTAGATTTAGTAGATTTGGCTATGGCTGTAGGATTGATGGCGATCGCCATTGGTTTATCTGCATGGGAAAAACTAGGACTAGAGTTAAATATAGCCTTGGCTACCGGCAGAACTATTCTACAATTACTCGTTTTCGGATACGTTTTCGACATCATTTTTGCTTTGAACAACTCTGTGGCAGTTTTGGCAACTTTAGCAGTAATGCTGACGATTACCGCGATTGTCGCACGAAACCGCATCAGTCAAAAAATTCCCCGCCTCTTACCTTGGGTTTGGGGATCGATGTTATTCAGTACGGCTGTGACTGTTTTTTACACCAACTTTTTGATTATTCAACCAGAGAGATGGTATGAACCCCGTTACGTGATTCCCCTAGCAGGAATAGTATTAGGTAATGCCATGAATGCTGCAGCGATCGCTGGCGAACGGTTGGTTAACACCATTAATGCATCTCCATCGGAAATTGAAACTCACCTGAGCTTAGGCGCTACTCCCCAGCAAGCAGTTAACCAATATCGCCAAGACGCCATTAGAGCCGGATTGATCCCCACTCTCAATCAAATGATGATTATAGGTATGGTTGCGCTACCCCCAGTTACCACAGGACAGTTACTAGGCGGAGTCCAACCCTTGGATGCTGTATCCTATGAAATCTCACTCATATTTATGGTGGCTCTAGCTAACTTGCTGACTACACTTTTAGTGACTAAGGGGTTATGTCGTCAGTTTTTTAACTCAAGCGCACAGTTGATTAGATAATTAATTGATTATTTGGCACCTCACCCTACTCTTGAGCGGTTATAAACTGGTCTACCTTGCGAATCATAAACAAGCAGCGACAGGCTAGCATTATCACTAATGACTGCCAATGCATCCTGTAAGTTATACCAGTGATTATTCGCACTCATTGCTTTAGTGGGATCTTGGAGACTAGGATCAATCAAGCTACTTTGCCTAACTTGGTCATATTCACGGGTTAATTGCACAATAATTGCTCTGTTATTGATCGTGAAAGTGCAAATCCGAATTTCTCTAGTACAGGTTTTCTGGAGATCAGCTTGGGTCTGCTGTAAATTACCAGTAACTGCAAATTTTTCTTGCGCTTGTTTAAGATTTGTGGAGTAGGGCGTTATTAAAGACTGGGCCTGATTGTAGTAAAAACTTTCGCGGGAAATTTGTTTTGCAGCTTGTAGAGCTTGACCCCATCTCACCACTGCAGCTTGCCATTGTTTATTGTTTTCTGCAACTTTAGCTTGGTTAGCTGTGCCGGTGGCTTGTTGGTAGGTTTTGAAGGCTAATTGTTCGAGAGTAGCGCGATCGCGCGCGGCTGCTAATTTCGGTTTATACTCAACTAATAACTTTTGCGCTGGTTGATATCCTGAGCTAGTTTGCGGGATGATATTGAGGGCATTAATTACCACCTGCCAAGTGGACTGCACTTTTTGCCAGTCAGTTAAAGATTTAGCTGTCGTCTCTCTTTGAATAGCTACACTGGCTACAGCTTTGGCTGCAGACAATTTTTTCAGCCATTTTTCTTCTGTGAGCAACTGCTGATTGATTTTTGCTAGGTTGGTGCGATAATTCAGTAACTTTGGCTGCACTAGCCCATAGAGTTCGCTATCAGCATTGATCCCTTCCAAAGGTGCGATCGCCTGTCGCCAGATCTGCTGTCTAGCTTGTAATTCTTCTATACTTTTGGCGGGTGTTTGAGTTGACTGCTCTGCTACTGTTGCTGTCTGTAAAGCTTTAATCGTAGTGTTAATTTTTTCTGACTTCTGTAACAAACTCGTTTTGAGTTCTTCTCTTTCTTGGTGACGAGGCGACCAGCTAGGAATTGTACCCAAAGATAAGCTAGCTGTTTCTAGTTTTTGCTGCACCAGTGCTAATTCTTGCTCAGACCTAGCAGCGCCAATCAGTTGTCTAGACTCTGTGTTGATTTGTTTCGCCGTCTGGAGTTCTGGACACTCTGAAGTTACACAAGGACGGGTTAACAGGTAAGCACCAGTTCCCAAAAGAGCGATCGCTCCTAAAGCCGCACCCAATAAAATTGGTTTGATCGGGCGCTGAGGTTTAACAGTCAATAAATCCGGCCCACCCGCCAAAGGATCAAAAATCTCCTCCTCAGGCGCTCCCAAACCAGAATCAGATTCATAAATATATGCAGTTTCTGGGCGAGTCTGCTCAAAAGCTTCTTCTCTCGGCGCTCCCAGATGTTCTGATGATGAAAAAGTTAAGGGTATATCAGTAAATTTTTGGAATATATCACCCTCATCTACTTTCACTTGTTCTTCTCGCCTCTGCTCATTCCATGCGAGCAACCGTTGAGCATAGGGGCGTTTTTCACCGGAGACTCTGAGAAAACATACTGCTGGTTGCTCCCAATAGCTAGGTAAGGACTGGAGTGTTTCCTCTAGCAGTTGCAACACCGTTTCCAGATCAACTTTTACATTTGCTGGATGTTGAGTTAGGATCATTAACTCGCCATTATTGAGAGCGCATTTCACCTGGAAGAGTTGACCAGATGGAATTTTTGCCAATATCTGTTCTTGTAAAGTTTTGGCTAAAAGCTGTAGTTCTTCCTGCTGGACTGCTACTCTCATGGACTGTTCCCGCTGCTTTTATAGATGTTTGTGCTGATGATCGAGGATACAAAATGACAGGCTGTTGTATTTTGAATACAGATGCACGGTTTAACCAACCGCAGTCAGAGAATCAGATAGAACAATTTTTTAACATAAATTCCTAATTTTTACCAAGCATTCTTTTTGTAGTACTATGGGTAGCATTTAAGAATCTTACTGAAGGTAGATCTAGAAATAAGAAAGTTTTTCAGCATTTTTACTACTCTATGCGTAATAATGAGATGCGTAGCTGATACAACTAATCGTTAAATAAATTGCACTACAGTAGTCATAAATTTATCCTCAGATTAGAGAAAATACATGGAGTTATTGATTCTTGACAAATATGCTGGTAATCAGAAAGGCTAGCAAATTTACTAGGAATATCAAGCACATGTTGTTAAACTGCTAATAGTAGTTAGAACCAAAAGTTCATTTGCCTCCACGGCTGAATTCGATAAAATTAATTCGTGAAAAGTAAATTTTTATCATCGTCCATAGTCTGATTCTGGAATTAAGGTGCTGCAAACAGTCGAAGATAGCACCAACGAAATGCTGTTGATTGTGTCAATACAAGGTGCATGTCCATGGATTTATTGGAGTACCAAGTTAAAGAATGGTTCGGGAAAATAGGCATTCCGGTATTGCCCTCCCAAAGAATCGACCACCCGACAGACCTCAAGCGTTTGAAAATTCAATATCCAATTGTACTCAAGTCCCAGGTACATGCGGCTGAAAGGGCCAAAGCAGGTGGAGTGAGAGTTGTAGAAACCACAATCGATGCGATCGCCGCTGCTCAAACCATCTTCAATTTGCCTATTTGGGGTGAGTTACCAGAGGTTGTATTGGCAGAATCTCGGTACGATGCTCAACAAGAATTTTATTTAGCAGTAGTTTTAGATACTGCTGTCTGCCGACCAGTACTTTTAGGTTGTAAAGAAGCTGATATCGATTGGGAATCAGCAGGGGAAAAAATGCATTATGTCGTTGTGGGGCAAGAATTTTCACCATTCTACGCCCGACGACTAGCACTGAAAATGGGCTTGCAAGGAGCACTAATGCAGTCCATTAGCAGCGTGGTTGAGAAGATGTACCAGTTATTTGTGCAACAAGATTTAGACTTAGTAGAAATCAATCCCCTCGCTGTTAACACTACAGGTCAGGTCATGGCTCTAAATGGTAAAGTC is a genomic window of Fortiea contorta PCC 7126 containing:
- a CDS encoding DUF561 domain-containing protein; the encoded protein is MTMHSSLQRAFTNRYALKVISGLHNFDSDRTAAVVKAADLGGATFVDIAADPALVKLAKKITNLPICVSAVEPEKFVQVVAAGADLIEIGNFDSFYAQGRRFDAPEVLELTRQTRALLPEITLSVTVPHILPLDQQVQLAEELVTAGADIIQTEGGTSSQPTHSGSLGLIEKAAPTLAAAFEISHAVSVPVLCASGISSVTAPLAIAAGAAGVGVGAAINQLNSEVAMIAAVRGLVEALSKTRVEARG
- a CDS encoding Tab2/Atab2 family RNA-binding protein yields the protein MGSIWELDFYSRPILDEKQKKVWEVLICESPLDITTQTHSLFRYAQYCSSTQVNSGWLRTALQEAIAAAEEPPIKIRFFRRQMNNMITKACQDVGIPAQPSRRTLVLNQWIQQRMTEVYPQEPGYQAGTNTSVRLEKPLPQRLPDALEGQQWTFVTLIASDFTEMPEWDIGFGEAFPLNLAQISPETRIPGILIFSPRALPLAGWMSGLELAFLKYDTSVTPRLLLETGATESWILANIKNLQTQSEAEGFEASKQKANGVHFIGVQSNPQAQSFAGFWLLQEVNLP
- a CDS encoding DegT/DnrJ/EryC1/StrS family aminotransferase, which gives rise to MIQSVNPIPAFDIKQQYTTIEADVSAAVLEVLASGRYIGGPLVAGFEKQFADYHGVTECVACNSGTDALFLALRALEIGAGDEVITTPFTFVATAEVISAVGAKPVFVDIDATTFNLDLSQVAAAITPKTKAIIPVHLFGQPVDMTALMAIAQSHNLAVIEDCAQSTGASWDGKKVGSIGHIGCFSFYPTKNLGACGDGGAITTNDPAIAAQVRILKEHGQRNRYEYEDIGVNSRLDAIQAVILSIKLRYLDDWNQQRQAIASYYHQFLSQVAGITAPQELAGGVSVWNQYTIRISSEGRNGSSATFRESVRSQLQQRGVNSMVYYPYPLHLQPVYQDLGYQPGQLPIAEQACHEVLSLPMFPELTRQQQDQVIYALKDSLG
- a CDS encoding TldD/PmbA family protein, with product MVSENLSQDTLAEQLLELAIKSGAEAAEVYQSRSLSRPIFFEANRLKQVETSQSEGTVLRLWRNGRPGLTVAYGAVSPQAMVERSLALSQLNQPESADLVGNFQPSYPNLGNSVPIEVLINWGKEAIALIKDVYPDVLCNSDWECDVESTRLINTQGLDCYYTDTTLSCYMSAEWVRGDDFLSVSDGQTQRNELQPEKLAQQILQRLMWARENVKAPSGRVPVLFTSKAADMLWGAIQAALNGKRVLEKASPWANRLGTLVVAPSLTLYQDPEAGPYSCPFDDEGSPTQALVFVRNGILEQFYSDRTTGRQLGMSSTGNGFRPNLSSYPTPGLYNFLIQPSSPSLENLIEQMDDGLIVDQMLGGGNGISGDFSINIDLGYRVQNGNVIGRIKDTMVAGNIYSALKQLVSLGGDAQWNGSCYTPSLIVEGLSITSKNS
- a CDS encoding WD40 repeat domain-containing serine/threonine-protein kinase, producing the protein MIYCLNPSCNQPLNADGAHFCQSCGTKLIPLLRDRYQIIQSLGGGGFGRTFLATDEDKLKARCVVKQLAPQVQGTKALYKATELFQEEAQRLEQLGEHPQIPTLYAYFEQDHYLYLVQQFIQGQSLKQELQQQGIFSEEKIWQLLRELLPVLKFVHENQVIHRDIKPDNIMRRSLPPVNSFYPQGERENLVLIDFGVAKHITVAAVEHTGTSIGSHGYAPMEQMKYGFAYPASDLFSLGVTCFSLLTGIHPSHLYMEQGYSWVTNWQANLHAPISVKLQHVLNKLLQKELEYRYQSADEVLQDLDKQPQNTTLFSKSGRSPVAHATVIQSSIQIPKKLILGGAVLLLGLGGYMYWQGLPLNGHTSEVNSLSFRPLSSSNSTPNQISASANTLASGSDDQTVKIWNLQQKRAIRTLKGHSGKVYAVAISPDGKNVVSGSIDKTIKIWNLNTGKEIRTLKGHQSLISSLAISPDGKTIVSVSYDKTIKIWNLNTGKEIRTLTGHSAEILAVAISPNGEKIVSGSADRTIKIWDFKTGKEIRTIPAHKLDVNALAISPNGQLLLSSSDDRIIKLWNLNTGKAIRAFEGHLADVNAIAFHPLGESFATASDDKTVKLWNLNTGQIIHIFTGHTAEVYAIAFSPDGKILVSGSKDKAIRIWPLAN
- a CDS encoding chloride channel protein — protein: MSLPVLTQRFRSLWQPRRGLAIAEASIIGLVAALSAVFLKAGSGWLGTWRVHSTHFLPAWIALPLVGMSFGFLAGWLVQRFAPEAAGSGIPQVKASLANVPINLSWRVATVKLLSAMIALGSGITLGRQGPTVHVGAGLAAGLSRWVPTSPDHRRQMIAAGAGAGLAAAFNAPIAGVLFIVEELLHDLSGLTLGTAIIASFIGGVISRLLGGSSLDLNLQLVQSSSQFSIPEIPFFLILGILAGLLGALFNLGLVFSIKTYRRLHVSLPLRVALAGLISGIVVAILPDYFRDNTGLREYVITGEANAFLVAIAFVAQFILTLVAFGSGAPGGLFAPSLILGSSLGCLVGIAEGNILGDSSPTTYALAGMGGFFSAVSKVPITAIVIVFEMTTDFNLVLPLMIVSVTSYLVAEKVVPGSLYEKLLLLNGITLAQEVSVDGILAKLTAKDVMQQRVETLDADMTLDEVKQAFAHSHHRGFPVVEDNKLVGIVTQSDLLKMRELNLDNETALRTIMTSSPVTVTPTHNLSNVLYLLDRYQISRLPVIEGRKLIGIITRADIIRAEADHLNGENTAPGPRPEPSYVVYQTRSPNLGRGRLLVTVANPETAATLLQMAAAIARDRHYEIECVQIIPVSRHTSPAETSVRTAKSRRLLRQAEVLAKKWHIPLHTQIRVAHDVAQAIIETINERHIDLILMGWKGNTSTPGRIFGNVVDTIIRQATCEVVLVKLGNAQHSSLIPLHFNRWLVPMAGGPNARLAIKLLPALVTLGNNPQIRLTRVFKPLELEPDMTVLEQATRHLIRRRKLSSTVIALPVKADSVSQGIIDLVKTEGYEVVVLGASREGLLQQAIQGNIPEAIASGVDSTVILVRGAISN